The following proteins are encoded in a genomic region of Pirellulales bacterium:
- a CDS encoding amylo-alpha-1,6-glucosidase — translation MEDVIEVDKQYYILASAPRSDGGSRVLKHADTFAVFDQFGNIQPVGMGEEGLFYEGTRFLSRLSLLVNGRRPLLLSSTVREDNVLLTVDLTNPDIESEGEVALPRDTIHIFRSTFLTGGVCHTRFRVRNYSVRTVTLALALSFEADYADIFEVRGARRERRGERLTSQANHDTVVMSYRGLDDVTRRTTLAFDPAPRELAPNRALYVEELAPAAEQTYCLCVVCDLGCKPHCDPFAAALSHVTARNNQDRAADAWVVTGNELFNDWLNRSASDLHMMATDTPYGSYPYAGVPWFSTVFGRDGIITAMEYLWINPCFAHGVLGYLAANQATEVALERDAEPGKILHETRGGEMAALGEIPFGRYYGSVDSTPLFVMLAGAYYRRTADLDFIQSIWPNIGRALDWIDDWADSDGDGLFDYARRSDTGLVTQGWKDSVDSVFHADGQLANPPVALCEMQGYVYAAWQAAADLSELLGETARGDDLRQRAVTLRERFDERYWLDDLGVYALAIDGNKQVCRVKTSNAGHALFTGIAFPHRAARLAQSLLDESMFSGWGVRTVAVGQSRYNPMAYHNGSVWPHDNALIAHGLSLYGQQEAALKILSGLFDVSSYVDLRRMPELFCGFPKRPGEGPTLYPVACAPQAWAAGAVFLILQACLGISIDAPRRQLRIQRPRLPESIPVLTIRNLTIGDVQLDLLFERHPHDVGLSLLRRTGEVEVVVIK, via the coding sequence ATGGAAGACGTGATCGAAGTCGACAAACAGTATTACATCCTGGCTTCGGCGCCGCGGAGTGATGGCGGTTCGCGCGTTCTGAAGCACGCCGACACCTTCGCGGTCTTCGATCAATTCGGCAATATTCAGCCCGTGGGGATGGGCGAGGAGGGCCTGTTCTACGAGGGGACGCGCTTTCTGAGTCGCTTGTCGCTGTTGGTGAACGGCCGGCGGCCGTTGCTCTTAAGCTCCACGGTGCGCGAAGACAACGTGCTGCTCACGGTCGATCTGACCAACCCCGATATCGAATCTGAGGGAGAGGTGGCGCTGCCGCGCGACACCATCCACATCTTTCGCTCGACGTTCCTGACGGGCGGGGTGTGCCATACCCGGTTTCGCGTGCGCAACTACTCGGTGCGCACGGTCACGCTGGCCTTGGCGCTGTCGTTCGAGGCCGATTACGCCGACATCTTCGAGGTGCGCGGCGCGCGGCGCGAACGACGTGGCGAGCGGCTGACGTCGCAAGCCAACCACGACACCGTGGTGATGAGCTACCGAGGTCTTGACGACGTGACGCGCCGCACCACGCTCGCCTTCGACCCCGCGCCGCGCGAGCTGGCGCCCAACCGCGCGCTCTATGTTGAGGAATTGGCCCCTGCCGCTGAGCAAACGTATTGCTTGTGCGTGGTGTGTGACCTGGGATGCAAGCCGCACTGCGACCCATTCGCCGCGGCGCTGTCCCACGTCACGGCGCGCAACAACCAGGACCGCGCGGCTGACGCTTGGGTGGTGACTGGCAACGAGCTATTCAACGATTGGCTCAATCGCTCCGCCTCCGACCTGCACATGATGGCCACCGACACGCCATACGGCTCCTACCCTTATGCTGGCGTGCCGTGGTTCAGCACCGTGTTCGGCCGCGACGGCATCATCACGGCCATGGAATATCTGTGGATTAATCCCTGTTTCGCGCATGGCGTGCTGGGGTATCTGGCGGCGAACCAAGCCACCGAAGTGGCGCTCGAGCGCGACGCCGAGCCGGGCAAGATCTTGCACGAGACGCGTGGTGGCGAGATGGCCGCGCTGGGCGAAATACCATTTGGACGCTACTACGGCAGCGTCGACTCCACGCCGTTGTTCGTCATGCTGGCCGGCGCTTACTATCGCCGCACCGCCGACCTGGACTTTATTCAATCGATCTGGCCCAACATCGGCCGCGCGCTCGACTGGATCGATGACTGGGCCGACTCCGACGGCGACGGACTCTTTGACTACGCCCGCCGCAGCGACACGGGCCTGGTGACGCAGGGTTGGAAGGATTCGGTCGATTCGGTGTTTCACGCCGATGGGCAATTGGCGAACCCGCCGGTGGCGCTTTGCGAAATGCAAGGCTATGTCTACGCCGCATGGCAGGCGGCCGCCGACTTGAGCGAACTGCTGGGCGAGACGGCGCGCGGCGACGACTTGCGGCAGCGCGCCGTGACGCTGCGCGAGCGCTTCGACGAACGGTACTGGCTCGACGATCTCGGCGTTTACGCCTTGGCCATCGATGGCAACAAGCAGGTTTGCCGTGTCAAAACTTCCAACGCCGGGCACGCGCTGTTCACGGGCATCGCCTTTCCGCACCGCGCCGCGCGGCTGGCGCAGTCGCTGCTCGACGAGTCGATGTTCTCTGGCTGGGGCGTGCGCACCGTGGCGGTGGGGCAGTCGCGCTACAACCCCATGGCGTACCACAACGGATCGGTCTGGCCGCACGACAACGCGCTGATCGCGCATGGCCTGTCGCTCTATGGCCAGCAGGAGGCGGCGCTCAAAATTCTCTCCGGCTTGTTCGACGTCAGTTCCTACGTCGATTTGCGACGCATGCCAGAGCTATTCTGCGGCTTTCCCAAGCGGCCGGGCGAGGGACCCACGCTCTACCCCGTGGCCTGCGCGCCGCAGGCCTGGGCCGCCGGCGCGGTGTTTCTCATCTTGCAGGCTTGTCTGGGCATTTCGATCGACGCGCCGCGGCGGCAACTGCGCATTCAGCGGCCGCGACTTCCCGAGTCGATCCCGGTGCTCACCATCCGCAATCTCACGATCGGCGACGTGCAACTCGATTTGTTGTTCGAACGGCACCCGCACGATGTGGGGCTAAGCCTGTTGCGGCGCACCGGCGAAGTCGAAGTCGTGGTGATCAAGTAG
- the prfA gene encoding peptide chain release factor 1 produces MSSLREDLETKLARFELLEKQLVDPAVLADGSKLAGIAREHGSLAKLATKYRRFKSLNQQIAEANEMIAEGDAETRELAEMELPELREERETLWNELLDMTIGGEDANRTRCVVEIRAGTGGDEAALFARDLYDMYKHYAEAKGWKVEVLDLNPTELGGFKEIILGMEGEGVFRELQYESGGHRVQRVPETEAKGRIHTSAATVAVLPEPEDVEVDLKREDYREDVFCASGPGGQHVNKTASAIRLLHLETGIVVQCQDEKSQHKNRAKALRVLKSRLYEHMRQKEAQKRADQRKSMIGSGDRSQRIRTYNFPENRVTDHRINLTLYKLDNVIAGNPQPLVDALLDYDRQQLRGDMGAID; encoded by the coding sequence ATGTCCTCGCTTAGAGAAGATCTCGAAACCAAGCTCGCGCGCTTCGAGCTATTGGAAAAGCAACTCGTCGATCCGGCGGTCTTGGCCGATGGCTCCAAGCTGGCGGGCATCGCGCGCGAACATGGCTCGCTAGCCAAGCTGGCCACCAAGTACCGCCGCTTCAAATCGCTCAATCAGCAGATCGCCGAAGCGAACGAGATGATCGCCGAAGGCGACGCCGAGACGCGCGAGCTGGCCGAGATGGAATTGCCAGAGCTGCGCGAAGAGCGCGAGACGCTCTGGAACGAGCTGCTCGACATGACCATTGGCGGCGAGGACGCCAACCGCACGCGCTGCGTGGTGGAGATCCGCGCCGGCACGGGGGGCGACGAGGCGGCGCTGTTCGCGCGCGATCTGTACGACATGTACAAGCACTACGCCGAGGCCAAGGGCTGGAAGGTGGAGGTGCTCGACCTCAATCCCACCGAACTGGGCGGCTTCAAGGAAATCATCCTCGGCATGGAGGGCGAAGGAGTCTTTCGCGAGTTGCAGTACGAAAGCGGCGGCCACCGCGTGCAGCGCGTGCCGGAGACGGAGGCCAAGGGACGCATTCACACGTCGGCGGCCACCGTGGCGGTGCTGCCCGAGCCAGAAGACGTGGAGGTCGACCTCAAGCGAGAGGACTATCGCGAGGATGTGTTTTGCGCGAGCGGGCCGGGGGGCCAGCACGTCAACAAAACAGCCTCGGCGATTCGCCTGTTGCACCTCGAAACGGGCATCGTGGTGCAATGCCAGGATGAAAAGAGCCAGCACAAGAACCGGGCCAAGGCGCTGCGCGTGCTCAAGTCACGGCTGTACGAGCACATGCGCCAGAAAGAAGCGCAAAAGCGCGCCGACCAGCGCAAGAGCATGATCGGCTCGGGCGATCGCAGCCAGCGAATCCGCACGTACAACTTTCCTGAAAATCGCGTCACCGACCATCGCATCAATCTCACGCTGTATAAACTCGACAACGTGATCGCGGGCAACCCACAGCCACTGGTCGACGCGCTATTGGACTACGATCGGCAGCAACTCCGTGGCGACATGGGGGCGATCGACTGA
- a CDS encoding glycosyltransferase family 4 protein: MRIAQVSPLYESVPPRLYGGTERVVSWLTEELVRLGHDVTLFASGDSVTSARLIACSDQGLRLDRCCVDPLVHHMLMMEKVFDRIDDFDIVHFHCDYLHFPWTRRSGEANLTTLHGRLDLADLPPLYEEFDDMPVVSISDAQRAPLPWLNWQGTVHHGMPVDAYPYRASAGEHFAFLGRVSPEKGLDRAIDIAGRLGRKLRVAAKIERTDREYFEAVIKPLFRLPHVEFIGEIGERDKGEFLGSARALLFPIDWPEPFGLVMMESMACGTPVVALRRGSVSEVIEDGRSGFICDDLDDLVAAAERIDELDRAICRKAFERRFSVARMAADYLTLYHRQLEARVHDGRRDRSRQTVLHPGFGAAE; this comes from the coding sequence ATGCGCATCGCGCAAGTCAGCCCGCTCTATGAGAGCGTGCCGCCCCGACTTTATGGCGGCACCGAACGCGTGGTGAGTTGGCTCACCGAAGAACTAGTTCGCTTGGGGCACGACGTCACATTGTTCGCCAGCGGCGACTCGGTCACCTCGGCGCGATTGATCGCGTGCAGCGATCAAGGGTTGCGACTCGACCGATGCTGCGTCGACCCGCTGGTGCATCACATGTTGATGATGGAAAAGGTGTTCGATCGCATCGACGACTTCGACATCGTCCATTTTCATTGTGACTATTTGCACTTTCCGTGGACACGGCGCAGCGGCGAAGCCAATTTGACCACCTTGCACGGTCGATTGGATTTGGCCGATCTGCCGCCGCTCTATGAAGAATTCGACGACATGCCGGTGGTGTCGATCTCCGACGCGCAGCGCGCGCCGTTGCCGTGGCTCAACTGGCAGGGAACGGTGCATCACGGCATGCCGGTCGACGCCTATCCCTACCGCGCGTCGGCCGGGGAACACTTCGCCTTTTTGGGGCGCGTGTCGCCTGAAAAAGGACTCGACCGCGCGATCGACATCGCCGGAAGGCTGGGGCGAAAACTGCGGGTGGCGGCGAAGATCGAGCGGACCGACCGCGAATACTTCGAGGCGGTCATCAAGCCGCTGTTTCGGTTGCCGCACGTCGAGTTCATCGGTGAGATTGGCGAGCGCGACAAGGGGGAGTTTTTGGGCAGCGCGCGGGCGCTGTTGTTCCCGATCGACTGGCCCGAGCCGTTTGGATTGGTGATGATGGAATCGATGGCCTGTGGCACGCCGGTCGTCGCGCTGCGGCGCGGATCGGTGAGCGAGGTGATCGAAGACGGCCGATCGGGCTTCATTTGCGACGATCTGGACGATCTGGTCGCCGCCGCCGAGCGCATCGACGAGTTGGATCGAGCGATATGCCGCAAGGCGTTCGAGCGGCGTTTTAGCGTCGCGCGGATGGCCGCGGATTACCTCACCCTCTACCACAGGCAGTTGGAGGCGCGCGTCCACGATGGAAGACGTGATCGAAGTCGACAAACAGTATTACATCCTGGCTTCGGCGCCGCGGAGTGA
- a CDS encoding sugar phosphate isomerase/epimerase, giving the protein MKYGMNLLLWTDQLADEHLPVLERLKAMGYDGVELPLFNLDVDLYSRWGKRLDDLGLERTAVTVRTVDDNPASADSNVRALGVANNKQAVDCCQAAGIRLICGPYHSALGHFSGAGPTPTEWSHAVDSMRQVAEHAAKCHVTLAVEYLNRFECYLLNSAKDTIRFVTEVNHPACRMMYDTFHAHIEEKDPARAIADAAPLTAHVHISENDRSTPGSGQVDWKTTFDALKKSGYDGWLMIEAFGLALPALSAATKIWRRMYESEDQLAKDGLAFMKREWSARG; this is encoded by the coding sequence ATGAAATACGGCATGAACCTGCTCTTGTGGACCGACCAACTAGCCGACGAGCATTTGCCGGTGCTGGAGCGACTGAAGGCGATGGGCTATGACGGTGTGGAGTTGCCGCTGTTCAACTTGGATGTCGACCTGTATTCCCGATGGGGCAAGCGCCTCGACGACCTGGGGTTGGAGCGAACCGCCGTCACGGTGCGCACCGTCGACGACAATCCGGCCAGCGCCGACAGTAATGTGCGCGCGCTCGGCGTGGCCAACAACAAGCAAGCAGTCGATTGTTGTCAGGCGGCTGGCATTCGGCTGATCTGCGGCCCCTATCACTCGGCGCTGGGCCATTTCAGCGGCGCCGGGCCGACTCCAACCGAGTGGTCGCACGCGGTCGACAGCATGCGGCAGGTGGCCGAGCACGCCGCCAAGTGCCATGTGACTTTGGCCGTGGAGTACCTGAACCGGTTTGAATGCTACTTGCTCAACTCGGCGAAAGACACAATTCGCTTTGTCACCGAGGTGAACCACCCTGCTTGCCGCATGATGTATGACACGTTCCACGCGCACATCGAGGAGAAAGACCCGGCGCGGGCGATCGCCGACGCGGCCCCGTTGACCGCGCACGTGCATATTTCGGAGAACGATCGCAGCACGCCCGGCAGCGGACAGGTGGATTGGAAAACTACGTTCGACGCGCTCAAGAAGAGCGGCTACGACGGTTGGTTGATGATCGAGGCGTTTGGCCTAGCGCTGCCGGCGCTCTCGGCGGCGACCAAGATTTGGCGTCGCATGTACGAGAGCGAAGACCAACTGGCCAAGGACGGTTTGGCTTTTATGAAGCGCGAGTGGTCCGCGCGCGGCTAA
- the prmC gene encoding peptide chain release factor N(5)-glutamine methyltransferase gives MPQTEEWTIGRLLAWTTKYLKERGADSPRLDAELLLAEACGRKRIELYTSFEETPPDAVRTAFRELVRRRAEGAPVAYLLGRREFYSLSFRVTGDVLIPRPETEFLLIRLLDLARKREVEAPVEIVDVGAGSGILAICAAKELPRARVTAVDISPAALAVARANATDHGMTERIAFIEGDLLGGLPDEQRFDFVVSNPPYITTAEMATLAVDVAKHEPRLALEAGPRGTEIMERLIPEAAARLRPGGWLLMEISPQLATTVTDLIASDGRFEPATISKDLAGLARVAQARRRSNTDEPSAVAAD, from the coding sequence ATGCCACAGACCGAAGAATGGACGATCGGTCGGCTGCTTGCGTGGACCACCAAGTATCTCAAGGAGCGCGGGGCCGATTCGCCTCGACTCGACGCCGAGTTGCTGTTGGCCGAGGCGTGCGGTCGCAAGCGGATCGAGCTGTACACCTCGTTTGAAGAGACGCCGCCCGACGCGGTGCGAACCGCGTTTCGCGAGTTGGTGCGGCGGCGGGCCGAGGGGGCGCCTGTCGCCTATCTGCTGGGGCGCCGCGAGTTTTATTCACTGTCGTTTCGCGTGACCGGCGACGTGCTGATTCCACGCCCGGAGACAGAGTTTTTGTTGATTCGCCTGCTCGATTTGGCGCGCAAGCGCGAAGTTGAGGCGCCGGTGGAGATTGTCGATGTCGGCGCTGGCAGCGGCATTTTGGCCATCTGCGCCGCAAAAGAGTTGCCGCGCGCGCGCGTGACGGCGGTCGATATCAGCCCCGCCGCGCTGGCGGTGGCCCGCGCCAACGCCACCGACCATGGTATGACCGAGCGAATCGCGTTTATTGAAGGCGACTTACTCGGCGGTTTGCCGGACGAACAACGGTTCGACTTTGTGGTCAGCAATCCGCCTTACATTACCACCGCCGAGATGGCCACGCTCGCCGTTGATGTGGCGAAGCATGAGCCTCGACTAGCGCTGGAGGCGGGCCCGCGCGGAACCGAGATCATGGAGCGGCTGATTCCCGAGGCCGCCGCCCGACTGCGGCCGGGGGGCTGGCTCTTGATGGAGATCAGCCCGCAACTGGCCACGACGGTGACGGATCTGATCGCCAGCGACGGACGTTTTGAGCCAGCGACCATCAGCAAGGATCTGGCCGGGCTGGCGCGCGTGGCACAGGCTCGACGTCGATCGAACACGGACGAACCAAGCGCGGTGGCGGCCGATTGA
- the rpmE gene encoding 50S ribosomal protein L31, with translation MKEGIHPKYMDTKVRCGCGNTFITRSTVPELAVDICNACHPFFTGKLKFVDAAGRIEKFQNKFAGKEYASVARAKKKSAKAES, from the coding sequence ATGAAGGAAGGCATTCACCCCAAATACATGGACACCAAGGTGCGCTGCGGCTGCGGCAACACCTTCATCACCCGCAGCACGGTGCCGGAGCTGGCGGTCGATATTTGCAATGCCTGCCACCCGTTCTTCACCGGCAAGTTGAAGTTTGTCGACGCCGCCGGACGTATCGAGAAGTTTCAGAACAAGTTCGCGGGCAAGGAATACGCCAGCGTGGCGCGGGCCAAGAAGAAGTCCGCCAAGGCCGAATCGTAG
- a CDS encoding 3-isopropylmalate dehydrogenase gives MKIAVIGGDGTGPEVAREGVKVLKAVAAKEGFQYELKDFDFGGDRYLRTGEILPAGAVDELRQYDAIYLGAIGHPDVAPGILEKGLLLELRFQLDQYINLRPVKLLPGVDTPLKDKGPDDIDFVVVRENTEDLYCGVGGFLKKHTPDEVATQTAIYTRKGVERCLRWAFEYTRKRNNPKKMLTLVAKTNVLTFGHDLWWRAFQEVAKDYPDVKPDYNHVDACCMWMVKNPEYFDVIVTTNMFGDIITDLAGILQGGMGVAAGGNINPEQGGTSMYEPMGGSAPKYTGKNVINPIAAINAMAMLLEHTGQPKAAERVYKAVNVVTGSKMKSQAAGKMGHSTTEVGDLVVANL, from the coding sequence ATGAAGATCGCCGTGATTGGTGGCGATGGCACCGGTCCCGAGGTTGCCCGCGAAGGGGTCAAAGTCCTCAAAGCGGTGGCCGCTAAAGAGGGCTTTCAGTACGAGCTGAAGGATTTTGATTTCGGCGGCGATCGCTACCTGCGCACGGGCGAAATCTTACCGGCCGGCGCTGTTGACGAGTTGCGCCAGTACGACGCCATTTATCTTGGCGCCATTGGCCATCCCGACGTTGCCCCCGGCATCCTGGAAAAGGGCCTGCTGCTCGAACTGCGCTTTCAGCTCGATCAATACATCAACCTGCGCCCGGTCAAACTGCTGCCCGGCGTCGACACGCCGCTCAAGGACAAGGGACCGGACGACATCGACTTTGTCGTGGTCCGCGAGAACACCGAAGACCTGTACTGCGGCGTCGGCGGCTTCCTCAAGAAGCACACTCCCGACGAAGTGGCCACGCAAACCGCCATCTACACCCGCAAGGGAGTCGAACGCTGCCTGCGCTGGGCCTTTGAATACACCCGCAAGCGCAACAATCCCAAAAAGATGCTCACTCTGGTCGCCAAGACCAACGTGCTCACCTTTGGTCACGACCTGTGGTGGCGTGCGTTTCAAGAAGTCGCCAAGGACTATCCCGACGTCAAGCCCGACTACAACCATGTCGACGCCTGCTGCATGTGGATGGTCAAGAACCCTGAATACTTCGACGTGATCGTCACCACCAACATGTTTGGCGACATCATCACCGACCTGGCGGGCATCCTGCAGGGAGGCATGGGGGTCGCCGCCGGCGGCAACATCAATCCCGAGCAGGGCGGCACCAGCATGTACGAGCCGATGGGGGGCTCGGCGCCCAAGTACACCGGCAAGAACGTCATCAACCCCATCGCCGCAATCAACGCCATGGCCATGCTGCTGGAGCACACCGGCCAACCGAAGGCGGCTGAGCGCGTTTACAAGGCGGTGAACGTGGTTACCGGCTCCAAGATGAAAAGCCAGGCCGCTGGCAAGATGGGGCACAGCACCACCGAGGTGGGCGATCTTGTTGTCGCGAATCTGTAG
- a CDS encoding FtsX-like permease family protein, giving the protein MSFWKLVADSLRHHWRASAAVALGVMVATAVLTGALLVGDSVRGSLRHLVVDRLGRIDDVLVANHFFRTELVAKLAAKTEFQRHFKTALPAVLLEATLETPGDVRRATGVNVVGANAGFWKLGDEPAIEWPSGDAIVLNAPLAAALSAKVEDEVLLRLPLAANIPADSPLGRKSETIRTRRLRVAAIIPARGLGRFGLRVSQSTPLTAFIPLATIQRALEQPNRVNAILVAGDSINDAPPAEADALLDRLIAPRLADYGLRLEKTTRGYFNLTSEQMLLDRAAVAAARRAYPAAQPALTYLANTIALAERAIPYSTVTALDPSTTPPLGPLVTTGGEALQQIGTGEIVLNTWAAEELKAKPGDMIRLDYFRPESTHGRTEETSESLRLAAVVKLVGAADDPDFTPTVKGITDEASIADWDPPFPFEASRVRKQDEDYWDQHRGAPKAFVALATGQRLWGSRFGEVTSVRIPPPSAAATVEDVAGLIAIDPAAMGFAFRPVKRLGIEAATGTTSFQYLFLGFSFFLILAALALVVLLFRLTIESRLSEMGLLAAVGLTAAQVRRLWSAEGLLIAAVGAVAGLALGVAYAALMLWGLNTWWVTAVSTPFVRLYITPTSLAIGLASSVIACGLAILWSLRQFLRLPPRQLLAGDAQAPVTRRAASPVAMICAAAALAGAIALSIFSTRLTAEAQAGGFVGAGALVMAALLIIASQRLRAPRAHGVLSAGMTGVAQLAARNSARFPSRSLLTMGLVAAASFLIVAISAFRLAAPADPTQRDSGTGGYVLAAQSDRPIFENLNDDERFSGLKPLDIVALRVQDGDDASCLNLYQAEQPRVLGLPARFIERGGFDWAASAATSEAERANPWLLLQKDYGQSGDGGEAILPVVIDAATAQYSLHLSGIGARFALPQTGGLPIECKVVGLLKNSMLQGDLLTSERHFLRAFPETSGYRFFLIDITQVNAVRAMAALERVLGDFGMDVERSQDRLANFIAVQNTYLSTFQSLGGLGLLLGTLGLAVVELRSVIERRRELALLRAIGLRRRRIGWLVVLELMALLCAGLGIGLIAASVAVGPHVAADRAALPWRWLAVMLALILLSALASSVLAIRAALAVPLAPALRGE; this is encoded by the coding sequence ATGTCGTTTTGGAAGCTGGTCGCCGATAGTTTGCGGCATCACTGGCGCGCGAGCGCGGCGGTGGCGCTGGGGGTGATGGTAGCGACGGCCGTGCTGACGGGCGCCTTGCTGGTGGGCGATTCGGTCCGCGGCAGCCTACGGCATCTGGTCGTCGATCGGCTGGGCCGCATTGACGACGTGCTGGTGGCCAATCACTTCTTTCGCACGGAACTGGTCGCCAAATTGGCGGCAAAGACCGAGTTTCAGCGCCACTTCAAAACGGCGCTGCCCGCCGTGCTGCTGGAAGCGACACTCGAGACGCCGGGCGACGTGCGCCGGGCAACTGGGGTGAATGTGGTCGGCGCCAACGCGGGTTTCTGGAAGCTGGGAGACGAGCCGGCGATCGAGTGGCCCAGCGGCGACGCGATCGTGCTCAACGCGCCATTGGCCGCGGCGCTATCGGCGAAGGTGGAAGACGAGGTGCTGCTGCGGCTGCCGCTGGCGGCCAACATCCCCGCCGACAGCCCGCTGGGACGCAAGAGCGAGACCATTCGCACGCGGCGCTTGAGGGTGGCGGCGATCATTCCCGCGCGCGGTTTGGGACGATTTGGACTGCGGGTCAGCCAGTCGACGCCGCTCACCGCGTTCATCCCGCTGGCGACCATTCAGCGCGCGCTCGAGCAACCCAATCGGGTGAACGCGATCTTGGTCGCCGGCGATTCGATCAACGACGCGCCCCCCGCCGAGGCCGATGCGCTGCTTGATCGTTTGATCGCGCCACGGCTCGCCGACTATGGACTGCGCCTTGAAAAGACGACGCGTGGATACTTCAATCTGACCTCGGAACAGATGTTGCTCGACCGGGCGGCGGTGGCAGCGGCGCGGCGAGCCTATCCTGCCGCACAACCAGCGCTGACCTATCTGGCGAATACGATTGCGCTCGCGGAGCGAGCCATTCCGTACTCGACAGTGACGGCGCTCGATCCGTCAACGACTCCGCCACTTGGCCCGCTAGTGACAACAGGCGGCGAGGCGCTCCAGCAAATTGGCACAGGCGAGATTGTGCTCAACACCTGGGCGGCCGAGGAACTCAAAGCGAAGCCGGGAGATATGATTCGGCTCGATTACTTTCGGCCCGAGAGCACGCACGGGCGCACTGAGGAGACAAGCGAGTCCTTGCGACTGGCGGCTGTCGTGAAGCTGGTAGGGGCGGCGGACGATCCCGATTTCACGCCAACGGTCAAGGGAATCACCGACGAGGCTTCGATCGCCGATTGGGATCCCCCCTTCCCGTTCGAGGCAAGCCGCGTGCGCAAACAAGACGAGGACTACTGGGATCAGCACCGCGGGGCGCCCAAGGCGTTTGTGGCGCTCGCCACCGGGCAGCGTTTGTGGGGGAGCCGGTTTGGAGAGGTAACCTCGGTGCGAATTCCTCCGCCAAGCGCCGCTGCGACGGTCGAGGACGTGGCCGGGCTGATTGCGATTGATCCCGCCGCAATGGGGTTCGCGTTTCGCCCGGTCAAGCGATTGGGGATCGAGGCGGCGACCGGAACGACATCGTTTCAATACTTGTTCTTAGGCTTCAGCTTTTTTCTGATACTCGCCGCGCTGGCGCTAGTGGTGTTGTTGTTTCGACTGACAATCGAATCGCGGTTGTCAGAAATGGGACTGCTGGCCGCAGTGGGGCTCACGGCCGCGCAGGTGCGGCGGTTGTGGAGCGCGGAGGGACTGCTGATTGCGGCCGTCGGCGCCGTGGCGGGCCTGGCGCTGGGAGTAGCCTACGCCGCGCTGATGCTCTGGGGGCTGAACACCTGGTGGGTTACGGCGGTGAGCACGCCGTTTGTGCGGCTCTACATCACGCCCACGAGCCTGGCCATAGGTCTGGCCAGCAGCGTGATTGCTTGCGGGCTGGCGATCCTCTGGTCGCTGCGCCAGTTTTTGCGATTGCCTCCCAGGCAGCTTCTGGCGGGCGACGCGCAGGCGCCGGTGACACGTCGCGCGGCATCGCCTGTGGCAATGATTTGCGCGGCGGCCGCGCTGGCGGGCGCCATCGCGCTATCGATTTTCTCCACCAGACTCACTGCCGAAGCGCAGGCGGGCGGATTTGTCGGTGCGGGGGCGCTGGTCATGGCGGCGCTATTGATCATTGCGTCGCAGCGGTTGCGTGCGCCGCGCGCGCACGGCGTGCTGTCGGCCGGGATGACCGGCGTGGCCCAACTTGCGGCGCGCAACAGCGCTCGATTCCCGAGCCGCAGCCTGCTCACGATGGGGCTGGTGGCGGCGGCCAGCTTTTTGATCGTTGCCATCAGCGCGTTTCGGCTGGCGGCGCCGGCAGACCCCACACAACGCGACAGCGGCACGGGGGGCTATGTGCTGGCGGCACAGAGCGATCGGCCGATCTTTGAAAACCTGAACGACGACGAACGCTTCAGCGGCCTAAAACCGCTCGATATCGTCGCGCTGCGCGTGCAAGATGGCGACGACGCGAGTTGCTTGAATCTGTATCAGGCCGAGCAGCCAAGGGTGTTGGGGTTGCCGGCGCGATTCATCGAGCGCGGCGGTTTCGATTGGGCGGCCAGCGCCGCGACCAGCGAGGCGGAGCGCGCCAATCCATGGCTGCTCTTGCAGAAGGACTACGGCCAAAGCGGCGACGGCGGCGAGGCCATCCTGCCGGTAGTGATCGACGCCGCCACCGCGCAGTACAGTCTGCATCTATCTGGCATTGGGGCGCGCTTCGCGTTGCCGCAAACGGGTGGCCTACCGATCGAGTGCAAGGTGGTGGGCCTACTTAAGAACAGCATGTTGCAAGGTGATTTACTGACGAGCGAGCGACACTTCCTGCGGGCGTTTCCCGAAACGAGCGGCTACCGGTTCTTCTTGATCGACATCACGCAGGTTAACGCCGTGCGGGCGATGGCGGCGCTGGAGCGCGTGCTGGGCGACTTTGGAATGGATGTCGAACGCAGCCAGGATCGGCTGGCCAATTTCATCGCGGTGCAGAACACGTATCTCTCCACGTTTCAAAGCCTGGGCGGACTGGGTCTGTTGCTGGGCACGCTCGGCCTGGCGGTGGTCGAACTGCGCAGCGTGATTGAACGGCGGCGCGAGTTGGCCCTGCTGCGGGCAATCGGCTTGCGGCGCCGGCGGATCGGCTGGCTGGTCGTGCTGGAACTGATGGCGCTGTTGTGCGCGGGCCTAGGGATTGGCCTGATTGCGGCCAGCGTGGCCGTTGGACCGCATGTGGCCGCCGATCGCGCGGCGCTTCCTTGGCGGTGGCTCGCCGTGATGTTGGCGCTCATTCTGCTTTCGGCGCTTGCCAGCAGCGTGCTGGCGATCCGGGCGGCGCTGGCCGTGCCGCTAGCGCCGGCGCTGCGCGGCGAGTAG